The following proteins come from a genomic window of Papaver somniferum cultivar HN1 unplaced genomic scaffold, ASM357369v1 unplaced-scaffold_65, whole genome shotgun sequence:
- the LOC113343737 gene encoding uncharacterized protein LOC113343737, which produces MMLTLRSCNNSLGCFPFRNLCNKGSISCRRRFITTSSSTISPPKNQTCEEELLVVVGGGAAGIYGAIRAKTIAPHLGVLVIEKAKPLSKVKISGGGRCNVTNGHCPDKRVLANHYPRGSRELRGSFFNLHGPTDTMSWFSDHGVQLKTEDDGRVFPVSNSSYSIIDCLLLEAKRTRVLLQTGKVVTSASTTNTSRKFQIKIQKRTIDFVEYVEADYLMVASGSSLQGYNLATQLGHSIVDPVPSLFTFKIEDKQLAELSGITFPKVKVKLKLENLRRNIPEFTQVGPMLVTHWGLSGPAILRLSAWGACEFFSSEYQGTLSVDFIPDTHIEDAKSILLKHKDHFAKQKFLNSSPSEFGIVKRFWIYVLDLENLDGDTLWASISNNAIMSVASLLKQCPFAVKGKGQFKDEFVTAGGVPLSEISLNTMESKIQPHLFFAGEVLNIDGVTGGFNFQNAWSGGYIAGTTIGKLALDASLMKETM; this is translated from the exons ATGATGTTAACATTAAGAAGTTGTAACAATAGTCTGGGTTGTTTCCCGTTTCGCAATTTATGCAACAAAGGAAGTATTAGTTGCCGAAGAAGATTCATTACTACTTCTTCTTCAACCATTTCCCCACCAAAGAACCAG ACATGTGAAGAAGAGTTGTTAGTGGTCGTTGGAGGTGGAGCAGCTGGAATATACGGAGCTATTAGAGCTAAAACTATTGCTCCTCATTTGGGTGTTTTGGTTATTGAGAAAGCCAAACCTTTATCTAAG GTGAAGATTTCCGGTGGAGGGAGATGCAATGTAACAAATGGGCACTGTCCTGATAAAAGG GTTTTGGCAAATCATTACCCAAGAGGTAGTCGAGAATTGCGTGGgtctttctttaatcttcatgGGCCAACAGATACCATGTCTTGGTTTTCTGATCATGGGGTGCAGCTTAAG ACTGAAGATGATGGCAGAGTATTTCCTGTCAGCAATAGTTCATATTCGATTATTGATTGTCTCTTGCTCGAAGCAAAGAGAACCAGAG TTTTACTGCAGACAGGAAAAGTTGTGACAAGCGCATCTACTACCAACACCAGTAGGAAGTTCCAAATCAAGATTCAGAAGCGGACGATTGATTTTGTCGAATATGTTGAAGCTGACTATTTAATGGTAGCAAGTGGAAGTAGCCTACAG GGTTACAATCTTGCTACTCAACTTGGTCATTCCATAGTAGATCCTGTACCAAGCTTATTCACCTTCAAGATTGAGGACAAACAGTTGGCAGAGTTATCAGGG ATCACATTTCCGAAAGTGAAAGTAAAGCTGAAGCTGGAAAATCTCCGAAGAAATATACCAGAATTTACTCAG GTTGGACCAATGTTAGTTACCCACTGGGGACTTAGTGGACCAGCAATTCTTCGTTTATCTGCATGGGGAGCTTGTGAATTTTTCAGTTCAGAGTACCAAG GAACACTTTCTGTGGATTTCATACCAGATACTCacatagaagatgcaaaatcaatccttcttaaacacaaggaTCACTTTGCG AAGCAGAAATTTCTTAATTCAAGCCCTTCAGAATTTGGCATTGTGAAACGATTTTGGATATATGTACTGGACCTCGAG AATTTAGATGGAGACACCTTGTGGGCATCTATTTCAAATAATGCTATAATGTCGGTTGCTTCTCTACTTAAGCAGTGTCCATTTGCAGTGAAAGGAAAG GGACAATTCAAAGATGAGTTCGTCACTGCTGGTGGTGTCCCATTGTCTGAG ATTTCACTGAACACCATGGAAAGCAAGATACAACCCCATCTATTCTTCGCGGGAGAG GTACTAAATATAGACGGAGTAACAGGAGGGTTCAACTTTCAAAATGCTTGGTCTGGTGGATACATCGCAGGTACAACTATTGGTAAACTAGCTTTAGATGCTTCCTTAATGAAGGAAACCATGTAA